Within the Thermanaeromonas toyohensis ToBE genome, the region GCCATGAAGAGGTCCACGCCGGCAGGGTGTTTCTTCCGGTCAGGGGCATCAAGCAGTGGCGCGAGCTGGGGACGATGAACGCTGTTATGGGGGTACTGCGTGAGGTGCCGTCTATCAGCTTTGTGCCTGCGCCCGAGGTGGTCCTCAAGAGGAGGGAGTTGGGACTGGAGAAGGACCATGCTGATGACGGTCTTGCGGCGGCAGCCGCTTTCTGCGGCTGTACTGGTTTTGACGCCTCTGTGGAACGCCGTCTCATGCTGGTCAAATTCAGGAGGCACGCCAGGGCGAGGGTACACGCTCAGAGGGACAGGCTCTACAAGGTAGACGGAGTGATCATAGCGAGGAATAGGCGGAAGAGGGGGGACCAGAAGGATCCTTCCTTTGCCGATGTGTTTCCTCTTTCTCCAGAGCAGCAGAGAGGCCTGAAGGTATACCCGGGAACCAAAATACTCAACCCGTTCAGGAACGATGTTTTAACCATCGGAGGCGACGTCTGGGTTCATATTCCGACCGGCAGGCGTTTTGTAGCGACCGGTGTGATATCGGAGAAGTACCTGTACTCTCCGATGCTAGAGGAAATTACAGGAAAGTCATACATTCACCCCGACCAGTGCCGGCGAGTGATCCGCAATGAAGGGATAGTAGTATGGAGCTAGCCGCCTTTCATCTCCGCCCTGAAGGGCGGAGTCTTCCCGGCGGCAGAAGATAAAATACAGAAGGTGGTATTCGGTGCTTTATAGAACGCATTTTGCAGCCGGTCTCTGTACCGGCTTTCTTATTGCCGCGAAAACGGGTGGGGATGTTGGTCCAGTAGTACTGGCGTCAGCGGTGGGGGCCCTGTTGCCAGACATAGACCAGCCCCGGTCATATATAGGGCGAAAGGTCCCCGTGTCCTACGGGGCATACCTGGTAGCGGGGCACCGTGGGTTGTTCCATTCGCTGGTTGGGGCAGTTGGAATTGCCCTGCTTGCTTTGGTGGCCCTCCAGAAATGGACGCCAGCCCACAGTTTTTTATGGCTCTCTCTGGCAGCTGGTTACCTGTCGCACCTGGCGCTGGATACTCTTAATCCCAGCGGTGTCCCGTGGCTGTGGCCCCTGAAGCTAAGGGCGAGCATACCGCTGGTGAGGACCGGAAGCGTATGGGAGAGACTTTTTGTGAGCCTGCCTCTTTACTTGGTGGTAGCGTTCATGGCTATGCCAGCGTTAAAAGGAACTATGTTGGATTTGGTTCGGGCTGGCAGGAATTTTGCAAAAGTGTTCCAGTTACGCTTTTGAAGACCGTTTTGGGGGATGGAGAAAGTGTCGGTTGCAAGGTATTTGCTGGTAAGAAAATGTTTGATGGTTAGTTTCTTTTTGCTACTGGGCAGTATGGGTGTGAATCTATTCAATTTGACGAATTTAGAAGTATTGAGTATTGCACTTTGGGCTTTGGCTCTGTTGTTTTTGGTAAAGGCCCTTTTGTTATTCTTGGTGCTAGCGTAGGCCCGTGAACAGGTGCTAAACTATGTGGAAGGGATAGCATTGTTTGGAAATGCTGCATTCGAAGGCTCCCGCGGGGTAGGGCGAGAAAGGAAGAGCCCTTTTGTTCGGTTGTTTACCAAAACCCCAACTGATGTTCTGTGCCCTCATTTCTATGAGCTGATTCTCTCAAATGGGTGCCCTTATGACTGTGCTTACTGCTACCTGCGGCTTACGTTTCGCGGCAGGAAGGAGCCCGTGGTGTTCACCAATTCCTGGCAGCAGGTACAGAACGAGTTGGACAGGGCTGGGCCGGGTGTTTTCTCCACGGGTGAACTGGCTGACAGCCTTGCTGTTGTGCCCCCTTTGCTGGGGGAAGCCATAGAATATTTCAGGGGGCAGAAGCAGAAGTACCTGCTCTTGACCACGAAGAGCTGCAATGTAAAGCTGTTTGAATGTAAAGCTGTTTGATAGAATTAAGCCAACCCCGCAGGTAATAATTAGCTTTTCCATTAACGCCCCGGAGATTGCGTCAAAGTGCGAACGGTTGGCCCCCTCGCCGTTTTCACGGCTGGGTGCCGCGGCCAGGTTGTTGGAACTCGGCTGGCGGGTACGTATCAGGTTAGACCCCGTAATTGTCGAAGGCGGGATTGAGGGAATGGAAGCGTACCGCGATATTTGTAAGCAGATTAAGGGCCTTGGCCCCGAACGGGTAACGGTGGGGACTTTGCGGCAGTACCCGGGATTGTACCGTTTTGCGCCTGATGCGCCACGCAGTGGGTTAGGTAAAGCACCTGACGGCAGGATGAGGTATCCTGTGGCCGTCCGTGTAAAGGTATATCGGATGCTGGCTGATTGGTTCGGCTGTCAGTGGCCCCACGGCTGAGGCCGGGGCCTTGCCGGTGTTAGGCCGGCAGCTTCCGCTTTAAGCGTGGGGTGGGATGGCGGTACTCCCAGCAACAGCTGACTAGACGGTGTCTCCATCTTAGGAGGCGCAGTCGCACCGGGGAACTGAGAAGCGGTCCGGGGTATTTCGCAAGCCCCGGGGTACCGCGGCAGAACCGCCTAATGCCTGAAACGTTACCCTGCGGCAGGAGACCGCAGGGGAGTTCTCCGGGCAGCGTCGATGCGACCGCAACCCTTGGGGGCCGCAATCGGCACCCCGGAAGGGGGAAAGCGAAGTGGAGTACGGAGTGTCACAGAACGAAATAAGCAAGGCCTGTGCTCTGTATTTTTCGGAGCGTATTCCCGTGGTGTCGAGGGACGGCAGGCCGCTGATGCCGTGCCGTCCAGCCAAGGCACGGAAATTGCTTTCTTCCGGGAAGGCAGAGCCACGCTGGTCCAAGCTGGGGCTGTTTTACATTCAGCTCGGGATAGACATTAAGTCGGAGTACAATGGCGGCGGTCAGAGCTTCGTACTGGCACACGACCCTGGTTCCAAGTTCGACGGGATGGCCCTGGGGTGCAAGTTCGTCCAGCTGCGGTTTATGGTCATCCTGCCGCAAAAGGTGGCGGGTAAGATGAAGAACCGCCGGGAGCTGCGCCGGGGGAGGAGGTACCGCAACTGCCGCAGGCGCCCCTACCGGCCGAGGAGCCCTGGACCGTACTGGATAGCCCCTACGCAGCTGGCCAAGGTCCTTTTCCGGTTGGCAGTGGTAGAGGAACTATGTCGTTTGTTTCCAATCTCTCATTTTATCGTGGAGGACGTGCGCTTCAACCACTTCCGGTTCCGGCACGGGAAGCACTTTTCCACGGCAGAAATTGGTAAAACACGGTATTATTCAGAACTCTGCAGGCTGGGGGTTTTGGTCCTGGTGGAGGGTTGGCAGACGAAGTTGTGGCGTGAGGGCGCCGGGTTGAAGAAAGTTACGCGGAAGGATGCGTTAATTCCCGGTTCTCATGCGAACGACGCCGTGGCCATGCTTTGGGGACTGGCTGGCTGCGGGGTCAACGAGGGTGCTCCGTTTTACGTACTGCGCCGGCCGGAATTTGCAAGGCGGAGCCTTCACCGGCAGAACTTCCAGAAGGGCTGCGTCCGGTCCCTATTTGGCGGGACCAGCAACGGTAGTTTTCTGCGGAAAGGGGACTACGTAGAAGCGGAGAAGGCAGGAAAAGTGTACCGCGGTTGGGTATGTGGGCTGCCCACG harbors:
- a CDS encoding RRXRR domain-containing protein codes for the protein MEYGVSQNEISKACALYFSERIPVVSRDGRPLMPCRPAKARKLLSSGKAEPRWSKLGLFYIQLGIDIKSEYNGGGQSFVLAHDPGSKFDGMALGCKFVQLRFMVILPQKVAGKMKNRRELRRGRRYRNCRRRPYRPRSPGPYWIAPTQLAKVLFRLAVVEELCRLFPISHFIVEDVRFNHFRFRHGKHFSTAEIGKTRYYSELCRLGVLVLVEGWQTKLWREGAGLKKVTRKDALIPGSHANDAVAMLWGLAGCGVNEGAPFYVLRRPEFARRSLHRQNFQKGCVRSLFGGTSNGSFLRKGDYVEAEKAGKVYRGWVCGLPTETTPLVGVMDARGVRIGQFAPGKVRLLQRGHNILWERVM
- a CDS encoding metal-dependent hydrolase — encoded protein: MLYRTHFAAGLCTGFLIAAKTGGDVGPVVLASAVGALLPDIDQPRSYIGRKVPVSYGAYLVAGHRGLFHSLVGAVGIALLALVALQKWTPAHSFLWLSLAAGYLSHLALDTLNPSGVPWLWPLKLRASIPLVRTGSVWERLFVSLPLYLVVAFMAMPALKGTMLDLVRAGRNFAKVFQLRF